Genomic DNA from Nonomuraea rubra:
AGGTCTGCGCCTTCTCCGGCTGCCAGTCGGGGGTGTCGTACTCGGCCAGCAGCTTGAACCCGCTCGGGTCCACCGCGCTGTGGATGCCCTTCTTGATCAGCCCGGCCGCCGCGTCCGTGGGCGAGCCGTTGACCTGGAGGATGCCGCCCTCGGCGTTCTCCGCCTTGAGGTGGTCGACCAGCGACTGGGCGATCAGCGAGCCGATCTTCTCGTTGTCGAAGGAGATGTAGTAGTCGGCCGGGGTGGCCGGGATGGGCCGGTCGTAGGCGATGATCGGCACCTGCTGCGCCTGCGCGGACTTGACGATGGTGGCCGCGGCGGCGGAGTCGACCGGGTCGATCACGATGGCCTTGACGCCCTGGGCGAGCGCGGAGTTGGCCTGTTGCTGCTGCTTGGCGGCGTCGGAGTCGGCGTTCTGGTAGATGACCTCGCAGGTCGGGCAGAGCTGCTTCATTTTGGCCTCGAACAGCGGCTTGTCCTGCAGCTCGTACCGGGTGGAGGCGAGGTCGGGCATGAGGAAGGCGACCTTGGCGTTCTGCACGCCGCCGTCGCCACCGGCGGTGCCCCCGCCTGCGTCCGAGCCTGAGCCGCAGGCCGCCAGCACGGAGCCTGCGAGCACTGCCACTGCGGCGAACGCGGAGGTCCGCATCTGAGCTCTGTTCACGGGTTTCTTCCTCACTTACGCCGGGTCTGAACGCAACCTGCCCCCGACACAGGGAACGCCTTCACGCGAGCGCACACCCTGTGGTGCGGCTCACGTTAGCGCGCGTTCAGAAACTTTGTCCAGCAAAAGTGTTCAGAGTTGGTGGGCGGCTGCCAGCAGGCCCTCCGCGGTCGGCGTGTCCGTGACGAGCTGGTTGAAGTAGCCGCCCTTCGCGCCGGCCACGATCGAGAGCACCTTCTCCGCGCCGACCGCCACGGCGATCGTGTGCGGGATGCGGCGCAGCTCCTCCGGCTTCGCGGCCACCAGCCGCTCGCTGCCCGGGTAGGTGACGGCGGCGCCGTCGCGGTCGTAGGTGCGCATGCACACGTCGCCCACCGCCTGGCGCAGGCCCTCGGCGTCGCGGGGCATCAGGGACGGCACCATCTGCCTGGTCAGCGGGGGTGAGCCGACGCCCACCACCGCGCACTTGGCGTGCGCCCACAGGTCCATCACGCGGCGCACGGACGGCTCGTGCTGGAGCGAGTAGAACAGCTCCGGGCCCGGCAGCGCGGGCGCGTAGAGGTAGGCGGGCACGCCGCCGATGCGCTCGGCCAGGATGCGGGTGGTCTCGTTGGTCTGGAACCAGGGCTGCGGCTCCTCCTGGCCGCCCACGGCGGGCGCGATCGTGACGCCCGGGTAGTGGCCGAGGCCCTCGCGGGCGCACTCGTACACCGTGGTGCCGGAGGAGACCAGCACGACGTCGCCGGACTCCAGGCCGACGGTGGCCAGCGCGCGGGCCACCCCTGGGGCCAGCCACGGGCCCAGCGCGGGGCCGCTGACCTTGGGGACCAGGTGGACGCGGTCCAGGCCGAGCGCCCGCGCCACCTCGGCGGCCAGCGGGCCGTCGCCGAGCGCGGCCGGGCGGTGCACCCTGATCTCGACGATGCCCTGCTTGCGGGCCTCGGTGAGCAGCCGGCTCACGGTCGCCCTGCTGACGCCCAGGCGTTTGGCGATGTCGCCCTGGGTGGCGTCCTCCAGGTAGTACTGCTGGGCCGCCGCGTACATCAGCTCGTGCGGGAACCTGGCCTGAGCCTCGGGTGCGACGTCGGCGGCATTCATTCGCGCGCTCCTGGTTGCGGTGCGTGAACATTTTTGCAGAACTGATGCGCAACAACTATAGCTTCGTGCTTCCCGGAGCACAGGCTAGCCGTTGAGCAAGGCGTCGCCGAGAGGCGTGCGCGCGTACAACACGCTGCGGCCCGTACGCGTGCCCGTGATCAGCCCCGTCCTGCGCAGCGCCGCGATGTGCTCGCCCGCGGTGCCCACGCTCTGCCCGAGCAGGGCGGCGAGCTGGGTGGTGGTGGCGGGCTCGGCCAGCTCGGCCAGGATGCGGGCCCGGCTGCGGCCGATCAGCGCGGCCAGGTCCCGCGGCGGCGGGGCGGGCGCCGCCGCGATGCCCCTGGCGGGATAGACCATCGCGTACGGCCAGTCGTCCTCCAGGTAGGTGCCGATGGTCTCCATGAACGCCGACGGAAGGAAGAGCAGCCCCTTGCCGCCGAGCCGGTGGGTGCCCGAGGAGCTCATCTCGATCTCGATCCGGCCGCCGGCCCGCCAGTGCACCTTCGGGCTGAGGTCCTCCAGCGCCGCCTGCCAGCCGTACGCGGCCAGCCGCCCGGCCCGGTAGGCCACGTCCCGCTGCAGGATCGCCCGCAGGCGCGGCCAGTCGTGGGCGAGGATCTCCGTCCACAGCGCCTCGTACGCGTCGGCGAACCGCGCCACCACCTCGGGCCCCAGCAGCAGCTGCCTGACCCAGCGGGCCACCGGGGGCCGCTTGGCCAGCACCCGCTCGACCTCCGCGTGCGCCTGCGCCGGCGGGGTCGCCCGCATGGCCGCCAGCTCCGCCTCGAACGGCACGTCCACGGCGGTCGGCGGTGGCGCGATGAAGTCGACGTTCGCGTCCCCCCTGTTGCCGCTGACCGCGCCGGCGGCCCGCAGCACGGGGTGGCGCCGCACCAGCTCCCGGTACGTCTCGCGCCACCGCGCCACCCACGGGCCGTGCGCGCCCGCCCGGTAGCGGCCCGTCAGCACCCACTGCGCGTGCATGGTCTCGATCAGGGGCGAGATCGCGAACCTGCTCGCCATCAGATCCTGCGGCACGACGTCGATCGTCACCAGCATCTTTCGGTTATATCCGAAGAAGTCGCTCCGGAGCAGGGGCCGGACCCAGCATCGTGAGCGTGAAGGGTGCGACGTTCGGCGAGGTGTTCGCCGTCAGGGAGTTCAAGGTGATCTTCGGCAGCTTCGTGCTGCTGATCGCCGGGGACGGGATCAAGATGCTCGCCCTGTCCGTGCTGGTGTACGAGCGGACCGGGTCGCCGGGGCTGTCGGCCGCGGCGTACATGGCCGGGTGGCTGCCGTTCTTCCTGGGCGGGCTGTTCCTGCTCTCCCTGGCCGACCGGCTGTCGCCGCGGGCGCTGATGATCGCGGGGGAGCTGATCAGGGCGGTCACCTGCCTGCTGCTCGCCTATGCCGGGCTGCCCGTGTGGGGCATGCTGGCGCTGGTGGTGGCCACGGGGCTGTTCTCGCCGGTGTTCTTCGCGGCGCGGGCGGCGATGTTGCCGGAAGTGCTGCCGGGTGACGCGTTCGTGCTGGGGCGGTCGGTCCTGAACGTGGCCTCGGCCGGGGCGCAGATCGTGGGGCTGGCCGCCGGGGGCACGTTCCTGACCTTCGCCGGGCCGCCGGGGGCGCTGGCCGTCACGGCCGGGCTGTCGGTGGTGGCGGCGCTGGTGCTGCGGTTCGGGCTGCCGTACCGGGCGGCCAGGAAGGCCGGTGACCAAGGGGCGGTGCGGCAGACGCTGCAGGTCAACCGGCGGCTGCTGGCCGACGGGCGGGTGCGGGGGCTGCTCCTGGCCGGTTGGCTGCCGTGCGTGTGCCTGGCGGGGGCGGAGGCCATGGTGGTGCCGTACCTGGGCGGGCAGGGGGAGGCCGGGGTGGTGCTCGCGGCGGCGGCCGGAGGGATGGCGGCCGGCGAGTTCGTGGTGGGGCGGTTCGCGGCGCCCGCGCTGCGGGAGCGGCTGTCGTTGCCGCTGGCGGTGCTGCTGGGGGTGCCGTGGCTGGGGTTCGCCGTCTCGCCGGGGATCGGCTGGGCGGCCGCGCTGGCGGCGGTGGGGGCGGCGGGGCTGGCGTACCAGCTCGGGTTGCAGCGGCGGTTCGTGGACGCGGTGCCCGAGGACGTGCGCGGACAGGCTTTCGGGCTGCAGTCGGCGGGGCTCATGACCGGGCAGGCGGTGGGGGCGGCGCTGATCGGAGGGCTGGGCGAGGTGATCGCGCCGGGGCAGGCCATCGCGGTGTCGGGCGCGGCGGGGATCCTGGTCGCGCTCGCGCTGGCCCGCGTGCTGCGTCCGGCGCCGGACCGGGTCGGGGCCTAGCCCGTTCCCCGGTCTTCCGGGGGGAGCTCGCCGGAGCCGCGGGGGATGAGCCGTACCGGGAGCTCGAGGTGCTCGGACGGGCCGCCGTCGCCGCGCAGGCGGCGGAACAGCAGCTCGGCCGAGACCCGCCCCATCCAGGACGGATCCTGAGCCACCACGCTCACCCCCGGACTGAGCAGGTCGGCCAGCTCGAAGTCGTCGAACCCGACCAGCGCCACCCGCCGCCCCTCCAGGGCCCGCAGGGTGGTCACGGTGTGGCGGCCGTTGCCGGTGAACAGCGCCGTCGGCGGGTCGTCCAGGGCGAACATGCGCGCCAGGTCCTCGCGGCCGGCCTCCATCGCGGGCGGCCGCATCGACACCAGCCGCTCGTCGAACAGCCCGCCCAGCTCCTCGCGGTAGCCGCGCAGCCGCTGGGCGGCGGTGAAGATGGCCGGGTCGTCGCCGAGGAAGGCGATCCGGCGATGGCCGTGCGTCATCAGGTGGCGGACCGCCTGCCTGGCCCCGCCCACGTTGTCGGTGAGCACGGTGTCCACGTCGATCCCCGCGCCCGGCGGCCGGTCGGCGAACACCACCGGCGTGCCCGCCTCCAGCTCCGGCCGCAGGTACGTGTGGTCGTCGCCGGCGGGCACCATGATCAGCCCGTCCACGCGGCGCGCGCAGAACGTCTCGACCAGCTCCCGCTCCCTGCCGGGCTCCTCCCCGGACGAGCCGCTCAGCAGCAGGCAGCCGTGGTCGATGACCACGCCCTCCACGGCCCGGCTCAGCCCGGAGTAGAACGGGTCGGCGACGTCCTCGATGACCAGCCCGATCGTGGCGGTCCTGCCCCTGCGCAGCACCCGAGCGCTCTCGTTGCGGCTGTAACCCAGCCGGTCGATGGCCGCGCGCACCCGCTCGGCGGTGGCGGGGTGCACGCCGGGCTCGCCG
This window encodes:
- a CDS encoding sugar-binding transcriptional regulator, whose amino-acid sequence is MNAADVAPEAQARFPHELMYAAAQQYYLEDATQGDIAKRLGVSRATVSRLLTEARKQGIVEIRVHRPAALGDGPLAAEVARALGLDRVHLVPKVSGPALGPWLAPGVARALATVGLESGDVVLVSSGTTVYECAREGLGHYPGVTIAPAVGGQEEPQPWFQTNETTRILAERIGGVPAYLYAPALPGPELFYSLQHEPSVRRVMDLWAHAKCAVVGVGSPPLTRQMVPSLMPRDAEGLRQAVGDVCMRTYDRDGAAVTYPGSERLVAAKPEELRRIPHTIAVAVGAEKVLSIVAGAKGGYFNQLVTDTPTAEGLLAAAHQL
- a CDS encoding LacI family DNA-binding transcriptional regulator — protein: MRPTMKDVASAAGVALKTVSRVVNGEPGVHPATAERVRAAIDRLGYSRNESARVLRRGRTATIGLVIEDVADPFYSGLSRAVEGVVIDHGCLLLSGSSGEEPGRERELVETFCARRVDGLIMVPAGDDHTYLRPELEAGTPVVFADRPPGAGIDVDTVLTDNVGGARQAVRHLMTHGHRRIAFLGDDPAIFTAAQRLRGYREELGGLFDERLVSMRPPAMEAGREDLARMFALDDPPTALFTGNGRHTVTTLRALEGRRVALVGFDDFELADLLSPGVSVVAQDPSWMGRVSAELLFRRLRGDGGPSEHLELPVRLIPRGSGELPPEDRGTG
- a CDS encoding sugar ABC transporter substrate-binding protein, whose translation is MNRAQMRTSAFAAVAVLAGSVLAACGSGSDAGGGTAGGDGGVQNAKVAFLMPDLASTRYELQDKPLFEAKMKQLCPTCEVIYQNADSDAAKQQQQANSALAQGVKAIVIDPVDSAAAATIVKSAQAQQVPIIAYDRPIPATPADYYISFDNEKIGSLIAQSLVDHLKAENAEGGILQVNGSPTDAAAGLIKKGIHSAVDPSGFKLLAEYDTPDWQPEKAQTWVSGQITQFKDQIVGVVAANDGTGGGTIAAFKAAGVKVPPVTGNDAEVAAAQRIVSGDQYNTISKPIKIVAEASANVAWEFMQGKKPAGKTQLYNTPSELFVPTVVTKENIKEVLFDSGIMKAADVCTGEYAKGCEELGIK
- a CDS encoding DUF5937 family protein; translated protein: MLVTIDVVPQDLMASRFAISPLIETMHAQWVLTGRYRAGAHGPWVARWRETYRELVRRHPVLRAAGAVSGNRGDANVDFIAPPPTAVDVPFEAELAAMRATPPAQAHAEVERVLAKRPPVARWVRQLLLGPEVVARFADAYEALWTEILAHDWPRLRAILQRDVAYRAGRLAAYGWQAALEDLSPKVHWRAGGRIEIEMSSSGTHRLGGKGLLFLPSAFMETIGTYLEDDWPYAMVYPARGIAAAPAPPPRDLAALIGRSRARILAELAEPATTTQLAALLGQSVGTAGEHIAALRRTGLITGTRTGRSVLYARTPLGDALLNG
- a CDS encoding MFS transporter yields the protein MKGATFGEVFAVREFKVIFGSFVLLIAGDGIKMLALSVLVYERTGSPGLSAAAYMAGWLPFFLGGLFLLSLADRLSPRALMIAGELIRAVTCLLLAYAGLPVWGMLALVVATGLFSPVFFAARAAMLPEVLPGDAFVLGRSVLNVASAGAQIVGLAAGGTFLTFAGPPGALAVTAGLSVVAALVLRFGLPYRAARKAGDQGAVRQTLQVNRRLLADGRVRGLLLAGWLPCVCLAGAEAMVVPYLGGQGEAGVVLAAAAGGMAAGEFVVGRFAAPALRERLSLPLAVLLGVPWLGFAVSPGIGWAAALAAVGAAGLAYQLGLQRRFVDAVPEDVRGQAFGLQSAGLMTGQAVGAALIGGLGEVIAPGQAIAVSGAAGILVALALARVLRPAPDRVGA